A region from the Drosophila mauritiana strain mau12 chromosome 2L, ASM438214v1, whole genome shotgun sequence genome encodes:
- the LOC117135329 gene encoding catalase, translating to MCSRDTASNQLIDYKNNDSEVQREITTSSGTPVGVKDAIQTVGPRGPALLQDFQFLDEVMHFDSERIPERVAYAKGAGAFGYFECTHDISKFCAATIFDKVRKRTAVAMRFSVACGEQGSADTVREQRGFAVKFYTDDGIWDIVGCNMPVHYVRDPMLFPSLVHAQKRNPQTHLKDPDMFWDFMTLRPETLHALLMYFSDRGTPDGYRHLHGYGVHTYRMINASGETQYVRFHFKTDQGIKNLDARRCEELMSHDPDYAIRDLYNSIKKGNYPSWSMYIQVMLNEEAKKCRFNPFDVTKVWPQKDFPLLPVGKLILDRNPTNYFTEVEQLAFSPAHMVPGIEPSPDKMLQGRLFAYGDSQRHRLGVNYMQIPVNCPYRVNVRNFQRDGAMTVTDNQNGAPNYFPNSFCGPRESPRALGLQTCCPLSGDVYRFMSGDTEDNFSQVTDFWTYTLDNCGRKRLVRNLSEHLTEASQFLQERAVKLFTMVHSDFGRLMTEALNTARISKF from the exons atgtgttCCCGCGATACGGCGTCAAATCAATTGATCGACTACAAGAACAATGACTCCGAGGTGCAAAGGGAGATCACGACATCCAGTGGAACTCCGGTTGGCGTCAAGGATGCCATACAGACGGTGGGACCAAGGGGTCCTGCCCTGCTGCAGGATTTCCAGTTCCTCGACGAGGTGATGCACTTCGACTCGGAGCGGATTCCCGAACGGGTGGCCTACGCCAAGGGAGCCGGCGCCTTTGGCTACTTCGAGTGCACCCATGACATTTCAAAGTTCTGTGCAGCCACCATATTCGATAAGGTTAGAAAACGAACTGCCGTCGCGATGAGATTCTCGGTGGCCTGTGGCGAACAGGGATCTGCGGATACGGTACGTGAACAGCGTGGATTCGCCGTCAAATTCTACACCGACGACGGGATCTGGGACATTGTGGGTTGCAATATGCCCGTGCATTATGTCCGGGATCCCATGTTGTTCCCCAGCCTGGTCCATGCGCAGAAGCGCAATCCGCAGACCCACCTGAAGGATCCGGACATGTTCTGGGACTTCATGACCCTGCGTCCGGAAACCCTGCATGCCCTGCTCATGTACTTCAGCGATCGGGGTACCCCAGATGGCTATCGCCACCTGCACGGATACGGAGTGCACACCTACCGCATGATCAATGCCAGTGGGGAGACGCAGTACGTTAGGTTCCACTTCAAGACGGACCAGGGCATCAAGAACTTGGACGCCCGACGATGCGAGGAGCTGATGTCCCACGATCCGGACTATGCCATCAGGGATCTGTACAACTCGATCAAGAAGGGCAACTATCCCAGTTGGTCAATGTACATTCAG GTGATGCTCAACGAGGAGGCGAAAAAGTGTCGTTTCAATCCGTTCGATGTGACCAAGGTGTGGCCCCAGAAGGACTTCCCCCTGCTGCCAGTTGGCAAGCTCATCCTCGATCGCAATCCCACCAACTATTTCACGGAGGTGGAGCAGCTGGCCTTCAGTCCGGCCCACATGGTGCCGGGCATCGAGCCATCGCCGGATAAGATGCTCCAGGGTCGCCTGTTCGCATACGGCGATTCGCAGCGCCATCGCTTGGGCGTGAACTACATGCAGATACCGGTGAACTGTCCGTACCGCGTGAATGTTCGCAACTTCCAGCGGGATGGTGCCATGACAGTGACAGACAATCAGAACGGGGCTCCCAACTACTTCCCCAACTCCTTCTGCGGACCAAGGGAAAGTCCGCGTGCTTTGGGCCTGCAGACCTGCTGTCCGTTGAGCGGAGATGTCTATCGATTCATGAGCGGCGACACCGAGGACAATTTCAGCCAGGTCACCGACTTTTGGACCTACACCCTGGATAACTGCGGCCGGAAGCGGCTAGTTCGCAACTTGTCCGAGCATCTGACCGAAGCCAGCCAGTTCCTCCAGGAGCGGGCAGTGAAACTGTTCACCATGGTGCACTCCGATTTCGGGAGACTCATGACGGAGGCTCTTAACACGGCCAGGATTTCCAAGTTCTAG